One region of Epilithonimonas zeae genomic DNA includes:
- a CDS encoding CocE/NonD family hydrolase, giving the protein MKVYTVILIFLNFLLIPSVQAQQTLWGSQQEKESMYSIQDSVMIRTGDGAEISAIVVRKKNDNVPRPVVLQFTIYVRDQGRDMQSLKEATDKGYVGVMAYTRGKRFSKSEIYPYETDGKDAFDIIDWISKQSWCNGKIGMYGGSYNGFTQWAAAKNLHPALKTIVPYVANRPGMGLPMENNIFINPNYEWSFYVGNNKYLDNKTGDDRQRFRNMMFKWWETGAAYQKMDSIDGTPNRLFQRWISHPAFDTYWQDMAPYKEDFTKINIPVLAFDGYYNDSQNSGIYYLRELNKYSPKTPAYLVIGPYGHFGTQMGGQEVINGYTISKNALFPIKDYTYQWLDYILKGAEKPAFLKDKINYQVMGTDEWRSATSLETMHNNYLKFYLSSVKVRDNEYLLSQNKPESNKYLVQKIDFADRTTNNNDYYPDPIIRESVAGNGYVFTSEPLDAMIVNGSFLGNIKLSINKKDVDLGLTLYELTPEGKYFHLSYYIGRASYAKDNSKRQLLTPGKKETVTFENTHLISKQMQKGSRLVIVLNINKNPFSELNYGTGKTVTSETIADAKGPLIIHWFNDSFVEIPVLK; this is encoded by the coding sequence ATGAAAGTATATACAGTTATTCTCATTTTTTTGAATTTTTTACTAATACCATCAGTACAGGCTCAACAAACATTATGGGGCAGCCAACAGGAAAAGGAAAGTATGTACAGCATTCAGGATAGTGTAATGATCCGTACAGGAGATGGCGCGGAGATTTCTGCAATAGTCGTACGCAAAAAGAATGATAATGTTCCCCGACCTGTCGTATTACAGTTCACGATCTATGTGCGGGATCAGGGACGCGATATGCAGTCGCTTAAAGAAGCTACAGATAAGGGATATGTAGGTGTTATGGCTTATACGAGAGGAAAACGCTTTAGCAAATCTGAGATTTATCCTTACGAAACCGATGGAAAAGATGCTTTTGATATCATTGACTGGATCAGCAAACAATCTTGGTGTAATGGCAAAATAGGAATGTACGGAGGAAGCTACAATGGCTTTACGCAATGGGCGGCAGCTAAAAATCTTCATCCTGCACTGAAAACGATTGTCCCTTATGTTGCCAATCGTCCCGGAATGGGACTTCCTATGGAAAATAATATTTTTATCAATCCCAATTACGAATGGTCTTTTTACGTAGGAAACAATAAATATCTGGATAATAAAACGGGCGATGACCGCCAAAGGTTCCGAAATATGATGTTCAAATGGTGGGAAACCGGAGCTGCCTATCAAAAAATGGATAGTATTGATGGAACACCTAACCGCCTTTTTCAGCGTTGGATAAGCCATCCTGCATTTGACACGTATTGGCAAGATATGGCTCCGTATAAGGAAGATTTTACCAAAATTAATATTCCTGTATTGGCATTTGACGGTTATTATAATGATTCACAAAATTCAGGAATTTATTATCTGCGTGAGCTCAATAAATACAGCCCTAAGACGCCAGCTTATCTGGTGATTGGTCCTTATGGTCATTTTGGAACACAGATGGGAGGACAGGAAGTGATCAACGGATATACGATTAGTAAAAATGCTTTGTTTCCGATCAAAGATTACACCTATCAATGGCTGGATTATATTTTAAAAGGTGCTGAAAAACCGGCTTTTCTGAAAGATAAGATCAATTATCAGGTTATGGGGACAGATGAATGGCGAAGCGCAACTTCACTGGAGACTATGCATAATAACTATTTGAAATTTTATTTAAGTTCTGTTAAAGTCAGAGATAACGAATATTTGCTGAGCCAAAATAAGCCTGAATCCAATAAATATTTGGTTCAGAAAATAGATTTTGCAGACCGTACAACCAACAATAATGATTATTATCCCGATCCCATTATTCGGGAAAGTGTAGCCGGTAACGGTTATGTTTTTACAAGTGAACCTTTGGATGCTATGATTGTGAACGGATCATTTCTCGGAAATATAAAACTGAGCATCAACAAAAAAGATGTGGATTTGGGGCTAACTCTTTACGAACTCACGCCCGAAGGAAAATATTTTCATCTTTCCTACTATATCGGTCGTGCAAGCTATGCCAAAGACAATTCTAAAAGACAATTGCTGACCCCGGGTAAAAAAGAAACCGTTACATTTGAAAATACACATCTGATCAGCAAACAGATGCAGAAAGGAAGCCGGCTGGTTATTGTTCTTAACATTAACAAAAACCCTTTCTCAGAACTGAATTACGGAACAGGAAAAACAGTAACCTCCGAAACCATTGCCGATGCAAAAGGGCCTTTGATTATCCATTGGTTTAATGACAGTTTTGTGGAGATTCCTGTTTTGAAATGA
- a CDS encoding TetR/AcrR family transcriptional regulator, which translates to MKTQKSENTKQLIIEKTSTVFNVKGYAGTSINDVMSATGLSKGCIYGNFENKDEIALSVFDYNFGKVTQHMKERILATEDSIERLLVYPHTYKNYFRYPYLQAGCPILNTATEADDTHPSLQKRVQKALDFWKTSLENQIKRGIERNEIKADTNPVEIAVVMISMIEGAFMQAKVNNHMTELNIAMSFLEKMIRNLKA; encoded by the coding sequence ATGAAAACTCAAAAATCCGAAAATACCAAGCAGCTGATCATCGAAAAAACTTCGACTGTTTTTAACGTGAAAGGTTACGCAGGTACATCGATAAATGATGTAATGAGCGCCACCGGTCTTTCGAAAGGTTGCATCTATGGTAATTTTGAGAATAAGGATGAGATTGCATTAAGCGTATTCGACTACAATTTTGGTAAGGTAACGCAGCATATGAAAGAACGAATTTTAGCCACTGAAGATTCTATCGAAAGATTGCTGGTTTATCCCCACACGTACAAAAACTATTTCAGATATCCGTATTTACAGGCAGGCTGCCCGATTTTAAATACTGCTACGGAGGCTGATGATACGCATCCGTCACTTCAGAAACGTGTACAAAAAGCCCTGGATTTTTGGAAAACATCCCTCGAAAATCAAATCAAACGCGGAATAGAAAGAAACGAAATAAAAGCAGATACCAATCCTGTAGAAATTGCAGTAGTAATGATCTCGATGATCGAAGGTGCGTTTATGCAGGCAAAGGTCAACAACCATATGACAGAGCTGAATATAGCGATGTCTTTTTTAGAGAAAATGATCAGAAATTTGAAAGCCTAA
- a CDS encoding GLPGLI family protein: MKTIILFCLLIGSLFQAQTHRYIYELQLKMDSTENEHQKFYMILDINKNETKFYGRNLLIADSLNKKFGNMDNKHVDMSGQILKRKNDSSENENFINIKFGYYTYKTTDVINWKIENETKKYNDYNLQKATADFGGRHWIAWFNKDIPFNEGPYKFRGLPGLIFEIQDDKNNFIYKLVKNQNFPENFATDDFLESNFGNKAVIINEKQKKKLLMDFYNDPFSFERTNLKNSSNLNINIGGKQISNIEELNAQVKNLQAIIRKYNNPVEVDKAIRYK, translated from the coding sequence ATGAAAACAATAATATTATTTTGCTTATTGATCGGGAGTCTTTTTCAAGCTCAAACACACAGGTATATTTATGAATTACAATTAAAAATGGATTCTACTGAAAATGAGCATCAGAAATTTTATATGATACTGGATATCAATAAAAACGAAACCAAATTCTATGGGAGAAATCTTTTAATAGCAGATTCCTTAAATAAAAAATTTGGGAACATGGATAATAAGCATGTTGATATGTCCGGACAGATTCTCAAGAGAAAAAACGATTCTTCTGAAAACGAAAATTTCATTAATATCAAATTTGGTTATTATACTTATAAAACGACTGATGTCATCAATTGGAAAATTGAAAATGAAACCAAAAAATATAATGATTATAATCTTCAGAAGGCGACAGCTGATTTTGGAGGAAGACATTGGATTGCTTGGTTCAATAAGGATATTCCGTTTAATGAAGGTCCTTATAAATTTCGTGGGTTACCGGGTTTAATTTTTGAAATTCAGGATGATAAGAACAATTTTATTTATAAGCTTGTTAAAAATCAGAACTTTCCAGAAAATTTTGCAACAGATGATTTTCTGGAATCGAATTTTGGAAATAAAGCTGTCATTATTAATGAAAAACAAAAGAAAAAATTATTGATGGATTTTTACAACGATCCTTTTTCTTTTGAAAGAACCAATTTGAAAAACAGCTCTAATCTGAATATTAATATCGGAGGTAAGCAGATCAGCAATATCGAAGAACTGAATGCCCAGGTAAAGAACTTACAGGCCATTATAAGAAAATATAATAATCCTGTTGAAGTTGATAAAGCCATAAGATATAAGTAA
- a CDS encoding SDR family oxidoreductase: MYDSLKGKIALVTGGTKGIGKAIADKLSASGALVVITARNDVKENSGNHHFIAADLTQADSAEKIANEILGKYGRIDIIVNNAGANSSPGGGFSTLQDEDWFRDWELNFMSVVRMNKALLPAMLERQEGVIINISTGAAKLPIWEMTMSYSSAKAALNVYSKALANEVGSKGIRVNTVSPGVVKTPLMNEFIENIAKQSGASFEDSFQNIIDTVGVPLGRMAEPEEVANIVAFLASSEAQYITGTNVSVDGGSLPVV, translated from the coding sequence ATGTATGATTCTTTGAAAGGAAAAATCGCCTTAGTAACAGGCGGTACAAAAGGAATAGGTAAGGCGATAGCCGATAAACTAAGTGCAAGCGGCGCATTGGTCGTAATTACGGCTCGTAATGACGTAAAAGAGAACTCCGGCAACCATCATTTTATTGCGGCCGATCTTACCCAGGCAGACAGCGCAGAAAAGATCGCTAACGAGATACTAGGAAAGTATGGCAGAATAGACATCATCGTAAATAATGCCGGCGCCAATTCAAGTCCGGGTGGAGGTTTCAGCACGTTGCAAGATGAGGATTGGTTCAGAGACTGGGAGTTAAATTTTATGTCTGTTGTTCGTATGAATAAAGCTTTGCTCCCTGCGATGCTTGAACGGCAAGAAGGTGTGATCATCAATATCTCTACCGGAGCCGCAAAACTGCCTATCTGGGAAATGACGATGTCCTATTCATCGGCAAAAGCAGCTCTGAATGTGTATAGCAAAGCACTGGCAAATGAAGTTGGTTCCAAAGGCATCAGAGTGAATACAGTCTCTCCCGGTGTTGTGAAGACTCCACTGATGAACGAATTCATTGAGAATATCGCTAAGCAGTCAGGAGCAAGTTTTGAAGATTCTTTTCAAAATATTATTGATACGGTTGGCGTACCGCTTGGAAGGATGGCAGAGCCTGAAGAAGTAGCCAACATTGTCGCATTTCTGGCATCTTCTGAAGCTCAATATATTACAGGAACCAATGTTTCTGTGGATGGCGGATCGTTACCGGTTGTGTGA
- the lpdA gene encoding dihydrolipoyl dehydrogenase yields METFDITVIGSGPSGYVAAIRSAQLGYKTAIIEKYNTLGGTCTNVGCIPTKALLDSTHHYADALSSFATHGIEYSDLRLNVEQLFKRKSEVVTKNTQGLDFLMRKNKITVFHGSGSFVNNEILKIVHDDQTETVINSDKFIIATGSKPSTIPGITIDKQRIITSTEALELKEKPESIVIIGGGVIGVEMASIFNRIGTKVTILEYADNLIATMDSELGKALTKILTKEGVEIKLQQAVYKAENLGNTAKVYFKNKKGEEQDLTADYILVAVGRKPYVIGLDLENTNVELNSNGTVKVNELLQTKAPNIYAIGDVVGGAMLAHKAEEEAVFVVERINGQKPHINYDRIPSVVYTWPEVASVGATEEQLKKQGVEYNIGKFPFAVNARARAGMETEGFVKVLSDPKYGELLGVHIIGARAADLIAQAVVGLEYEVTANDMATMSYVHPTYSEVMKEAYTIASGKPSLNI; encoded by the coding sequence ATGGAAACATTTGATATTACCGTAATAGGGTCAGGTCCCAGCGGATATGTAGCTGCTATCAGAAGCGCTCAATTAGGCTATAAAACGGCCATCATTGAAAAGTATAATACTTTAGGAGGCACTTGTACCAATGTAGGTTGCATTCCTACCAAAGCGTTGCTGGACAGCACCCATCATTACGCAGATGCACTTAGCAGTTTCGCGACACACGGCATTGAATATTCGGATCTCAGGTTGAATGTTGAACAGCTTTTTAAGCGAAAAAGCGAGGTCGTGACCAAAAATACACAAGGTCTTGATTTCCTAATGAGAAAAAATAAGATCACGGTTTTCCACGGCTCAGGTTCTTTTGTTAATAATGAAATCTTGAAAATTGTACACGATGATCAGACTGAAACTGTTATTAATTCAGATAAGTTTATTATTGCTACAGGATCAAAACCGTCCACAATTCCGGGCATTACTATCGACAAACAGAGGATCATCACTTCTACCGAAGCTTTGGAATTGAAGGAAAAGCCCGAGAGCATCGTAATTATTGGCGGCGGCGTAATCGGTGTGGAAATGGCTTCCATATTCAACAGGATCGGAACCAAAGTGACTATCTTAGAATATGCTGATAATCTTATTGCTACAATGGATAGTGAATTAGGAAAAGCTTTAACGAAGATATTAACCAAAGAGGGTGTGGAAATCAAACTTCAACAAGCCGTTTACAAAGCTGAAAATCTTGGCAACACCGCTAAGGTCTATTTCAAAAATAAAAAAGGAGAAGAACAAGATCTAACCGCTGATTATATTCTGGTGGCTGTCGGCAGAAAACCTTATGTAATCGGTCTGGATCTAGAAAATACCAACGTGGAATTGAATAGCAATGGTACGGTGAAAGTCAATGAATTGCTTCAGACAAAAGCTCCAAACATTTATGCGATTGGAGATGTCGTTGGTGGCGCAATGCTGGCTCACAAAGCAGAAGAAGAAGCAGTATTTGTAGTGGAAAGAATCAATGGGCAGAAACCTCATATCAATTATGACCGTATCCCTTCAGTCGTCTACACCTGGCCGGAAGTAGCTTCTGTAGGCGCCACCGAGGAGCAATTAAAGAAACAGGGAGTGGAATATAATATCGGTAAATTTCCGTTTGCTGTGAATGCCAGAGCCAGAGCGGGAATGGAAACGGAAGGTTTTGTAAAGGTGCTTTCCGACCCGAAATATGGCGAACTTTTAGGAGTGCATATCATCGGCGCACGCGCGGCGGATTTGATTGCACAGGCCGTTGTAGGACTGGAATATGAAGTAACCGCAAATGATATGGCTACAATGAGTTATGTCCACCCAACCTATTCCGAGGTAATGAAAGAGGCTTATACAATAGCATCAGGAAAACCATCATTGAATATTTAA
- a CDS encoding Crp/Fnr family transcriptional regulator, which yields MSTPQDIQKVFSPFYNAETNIWERFSEKITVREFQKNEVIKDYQGIEKYLNIVAKGSVGLFVWNGKKDICINLLYENSFMSDYFSFLKQQTSGIKTQALEDCILWSISYPDLNELYSRNETGLRIGKAIPEILFLRKQQDQINLLTLSPEERYLNLISQRPEIFQRTPLKIIASYLGLTAESLSRLRKRVTGK from the coding sequence ATGTCCACACCACAAGATATTCAAAAGGTTTTTTCTCCATTCTATAACGCTGAAACTAATATCTGGGAGCGCTTTTCGGAAAAAATAACGGTCAGAGAATTTCAAAAAAATGAGGTCATAAAAGATTATCAGGGTATAGAAAAATATTTGAATATTGTAGCCAAAGGTTCTGTGGGTTTATTCGTTTGGAACGGAAAGAAAGACATTTGTATCAATTTGCTGTATGAAAACAGTTTTATGAGCGATTATTTTTCTTTCCTCAAACAGCAAACTTCAGGTATTAAAACACAGGCATTGGAAGACTGTATATTATGGTCGATCAGCTATCCAGATCTCAATGAACTCTATTCTCGTAATGAAACGGGCTTAAGGATCGGTAAAGCGATCCCGGAAATATTATTCTTACGAAAACAACAGGATCAGATCAATCTTCTGACCCTTAGTCCGGAGGAACGTTATCTCAACCTCATCAGTCAGCGTCCCGAAATTTTCCAGCGTACACCTCTCAAAATAATCGCTTCTTATCTGGGATTAACTGCGGAAAGTCTTAGCCGCCTCAGAAAAAGAGTTACCGGGAAGTAA
- a CDS encoding helix-turn-helix domain-containing protein, which yields MLKDPLYAHYSILGVAYEAGFNSKSTFNKIFREETGMTPSEFRKS from the coding sequence ATGTTGAAAGATCCTTTGTACGCTCATTATTCCATCTTGGGTGTTGCTTATGAAGCGGGATTTAATTCAAAATCAACATTCAACAAGATTTTTAGAGAAGAAACGGGAATGACTCCAAGTGAGTTTCGTAAGTCCTGA
- a CDS encoding CPBP family intramembrane glutamic endopeptidase — MLRGIGPAIGALVSVKLFNIPLKLSLKGNYQSLFLPLLVFWIFPVVLIGTVSYIQQGQFPFVLLFTVLIYGLLEEIGWRGFLQEQLKDLPKLQSIIIIAVLWFIWHLNFEFTTSNMIFLGILFLGTWGIGKVYSKTYSLLAVAGFHSLNNFFRNGLHQTELILIAVLLIIWIVFIIIYGRKSKKINPNQIDL; from the coding sequence TTGCTCCGGGGAATTGGCCCCGCTATCGGTGCTTTGGTTTCGGTTAAATTGTTTAATATTCCTTTAAAGCTTTCCCTGAAAGGAAATTATCAAAGCTTATTTTTGCCTTTGCTTGTTTTCTGGATTTTTCCGGTCGTTCTCATTGGAACAGTCAGCTATATTCAACAGGGACAATTTCCTTTTGTGCTTCTTTTCACGGTTTTGATCTATGGTTTATTGGAAGAGATCGGTTGGCGCGGGTTTTTACAGGAACAATTAAAAGATCTGCCGAAACTTCAAAGCATCATCATTATCGCCGTTTTATGGTTTATCTGGCATCTGAATTTTGAATTCACCACTTCGAATATGATTTTTCTTGGTATTTTGTTTTTGGGTACTTGGGGAATTGGCAAAGTCTACAGCAAAACCTATTCATTACTGGCTGTAGCCGGATTTCATTCGCTGAATAATTTTTTCAGAAATGGCCTTCATCAGACAGAATTGATACTAATTGCTGTTTTGCTTATCATCTGGATAGTCTTTATTATTATTTACGGAAGAAAAAGTAAAAAAATAAATCCTAACCAAATAGATTTATGA
- a CDS encoding S41 family peptidase, with amino-acid sequence MKKLFILPLLVIFAQSFFGQAKELKPEQKYPADSLRQWTSGLMDEISKKHPGFYRYTDKEKFGFLIDSTLQSIQDSLTQLQYYRKLKPLFAKIGCLHTGIELPEESKTYLNVSNTLLPLEVFVDTQNQKVLISKNYSENKGIKQGAELVSINGSPISEVLKKLLDAIPSDGYNQTEKILLLNYRFPFWYQEIIDAPKFFKVVVRSEGIDHTFELNGASKDVFPSLEQLEKNYNLPLEFEVKNGIAILKIHSFADTAIKQGGQNFKKFVKEVFQTLQQQNIKNLIIDVRNNTGGTDDNAALLASFFFNKTFRYWDKIEVTEAVANEIKGVNKMFYKKPEENNGLYLWKKSWITKEFDYYEPQEPAKTNFKGNSYLLTNGLCLSSCADFTAVMSYNKKAVVIGQETGGGYQGNTSGMLSQAKIPTGLVITIPLQKYTNAVDLDKNFGRGTIPDHETVTTFENWIGNKDLELDYTIQLININN; translated from the coding sequence ATGAAAAAATTGTTCATTTTACCACTATTGGTTATTTTCGCCCAAAGCTTCTTCGGACAGGCAAAAGAACTTAAACCTGAGCAAAAATATCCGGCAGATAGCTTACGTCAATGGACATCAGGATTAATGGATGAGATAAGCAAAAAACATCCGGGATTTTACAGATATACGGATAAGGAAAAATTTGGATTTTTGATTGATTCCACTCTACAGAGTATTCAGGATTCTTTAACCCAACTGCAGTATTACAGAAAATTGAAACCTTTGTTTGCTAAGATCGGGTGCCTTCATACCGGAATTGAGCTGCCGGAAGAATCTAAAACTTATCTTAATGTTTCTAATACTTTGTTGCCGTTAGAAGTTTTTGTGGATACCCAAAATCAGAAGGTATTAATCTCAAAGAATTACTCGGAAAATAAAGGTATTAAACAGGGTGCAGAGTTGGTTTCAATTAATGGATCTCCGATTTCAGAAGTATTAAAAAAGTTGCTTGATGCGATTCCATCAGACGGATATAACCAAACGGAAAAAATTCTTTTGTTAAATTACAGATTTCCCTTTTGGTATCAGGAAATAATAGATGCGCCTAAATTTTTTAAAGTGGTTGTGAGATCAGAAGGTATTGATCACACCTTTGAGTTGAACGGTGCTTCCAAAGATGTATTTCCATCTTTGGAACAGCTTGAAAAGAACTATAATTTGCCCCTTGAGTTTGAGGTAAAAAATGGGATTGCTATTTTAAAAATTCATTCCTTTGCCGATACTGCAATAAAACAGGGTGGGCAAAATTTTAAGAAATTTGTCAAAGAAGTATTTCAGACTCTGCAACAACAGAATATTAAGAATCTTATCATTGACGTGCGCAACAATACTGGAGGGACAGATGATAATGCAGCTTTGCTGGCCTCTTTCTTCTTCAACAAGACATTCAGATACTGGGATAAGATCGAAGTTACAGAAGCTGTAGCTAACGAGATCAAGGGCGTCAACAAGATGTTCTACAAAAAACCTGAGGAAAATAACGGATTGTATCTCTGGAAAAAATCCTGGATCACAAAAGAATTCGATTACTACGAACCGCAGGAACCTGCCAAGACGAATTTTAAAGGGAATAGCTACCTGTTGACCAATGGTCTTTGCCTTTCATCCTGTGCTGATTTTACGGCTGTGATGTCATATAACAAAAAAGCGGTAGTGATTGGGCAGGAAACGGGTGGCGGTTATCAGGGCAATACAAGTGGGATGTTGAGCCAGGCTAAAATTCCGACCGGGTTGGTTATTACTATACCTTTACAGAAATACACCAATGCGGTTGATCTGGATAAAAATTTCGGCCGCGGTACAATACCGGATCACGAAACAGTAACTACATTCGAAAATTGGATAGGTAATAAGGACTTGGAACTGGATTATACCATTCAATTGATAAATATAAATAACTGA
- a CDS encoding winged helix-turn-helix transcriptional regulator — translation MNKEKIEKSENKCELQKILDIIGGKWSMSIIYALIFGKRRFKELERLIPGISTRMLVKELKNMEENDIVIREAFATVPPTVEYSLTPKGRKLEPIINELYKWGIEYGITEN, via the coding sequence ATGAACAAAGAAAAAATTGAGAAATCTGAAAATAAATGTGAGCTGCAAAAGATTTTAGACATTATTGGAGGAAAATGGTCGATGTCAATTATTTATGCTTTGATTTTCGGAAAGAGGCGTTTCAAAGAACTGGAAAGATTGATACCGGGTATAAGCACACGAATGCTTGTGAAAGAATTGAAGAATATGGAGGAAAATGATATTGTCATTCGTGAAGCCTTTGCAACGGTTCCACCAACTGTTGAATATTCTTTAACACCCAAAGGCCGGAAATTAGAACCCATCATTAATGAACTTTATAAATGGGGAATAGAATACGGAATCACTGAAAATTGA